Genomic window (Pseudovibrio brasiliensis):
ATGAAGCCGACGCGACACACGCAGCTCTCCACGATGCCCTGTGCGGCCTGCCCAACAGAACTTGGTTCGAAGTCTTTGCAGCTGATGTCCTCAAACGCGACCGCCAGAAGCAACGCATCACCGGCATTGTGTTTCTGGATCTCGACCACTTCAAACAGATAAACGACAGCTTGGGCCACTCCATCGGCGATGAAGTCATCAAGCTTGTCGCTGAGCGACTGAAAGCCTCCATCAACCCGGAAGACCGCGTTGCCCGTGTCAGTGGCGATGAGTTCCTGCTGGTGCTGTCTCACCGCACCAAGATGGAAGAGATCATCGAGACCTGCATGTATATCGAGAAAATGCTCTCTGATGCATTCAAGGTCGAAAAGCACAAGATCCTGACCACTGCCAGCATGGGCGTTGCCATTGCCCCGGCTCATGGTCATGACCTCACAGGGCTACTGCGCCGCGCGGACATTGCGCTGTATCAGGCTAAAAAGCTGGGTCGCGGTCGGTACGTCCTCTTTGAAAAAGAGATGGAAGACACTCTCCAGATCTCCCGTGAGATTGAAGAAGACATCAAGCGCGCGCTCAACGCCAACGAGTTCCAGAACTACTACCAGCCAATTATGGATCAGACTGGCACCAACATTCTGGCTGCTGAAGCTCTCATCCGTTGGAACCACCCGAAAAAAGGTCTCTTGCCCCCTGCAGCATTCTTGCCGGTTGCAGAAGAGTCCATGCTCATCAATCGCATTGGTGAGTGGGTGCTGGAGAACGCCATCAAGGACGGTGCGACCCTTGACGAAGTCACCATGTGCGTGAACGTCTCCCCAACCCAACTGCGTCACCCGGAGTTCCCGGAGCTGGTCAGCAAGCTGCTTGAGAAGTACCAGCTAGAAGCAAACCGTCTGGAACTGGAAGTTACTGAAGACGTCCTGATCAACTACTCTGAGACGGTGGTTGAAGTGATCGAACGCCTGCGCAATCTTGGTGTGAAGATCGCACTGGATGACTTCGGCACTGGCTTCTCTTCCCTCAGCTACCTGCGTCGCGATCTGTTCGATAAGATCAAGATCGACCGCTCCTTCATCAATGGTGCGGTTACTGATGCGAAAGCGAGGGAAATTCTGGCAAGCTCGATCACACTGGGTCTGCGCCTCGGCATGCAGGTTTGTGTTGAGGGTGTTGAAGAAGAAGAGCAGAAAGAACTGCTGCTCACCATGGACTGCCCAATGATGCAGGGCTACCTGTTCTCCCGTCCAATTCCACTCGGCAAGTTCCGCTTGTGGCGTGATGATATGGACGAAGAGCTGGAGCAAAAACCGCGCAAGATCAGAGTGGGCGCAGCAGAATAACCTGCGCCCTTCCAAGCCAATCGACCACTCAGACTAAGCTTTAAGAAAAACTCTTCCAGAACGTAGCGAACGTCTCGCTGGTTTCCTGCTTAAAAGCAAACGGCCTCTTCACCGCCTCCTCCCAACGCACACCAGACGCCTGCAGCACAGCAACCCCATGCTGACCGAACTGTACTTTCAGCTGATCAACCAACCAGGCCTTCACCTGCTCAGCGCGCTGCTGCACTAACCCACCGCGTTCGCTCAGAGCAACCACGTGCTGATCACACGCTTCCACCAGGTCATTCAGACCTGTGCTATGCAATGCGCTGAGCATCAAAACAGGAACCTTCCAGTCCCCTCGCCGCGCACTCAGGCTCATAGCGCCTTCCACATCCGCACGCGCACGACTGGCCACATCGCCCATATCCGCTTTGGTCACGCAGATAATGTCCGGCAACT
Coding sequences:
- a CDS encoding bifunctional diguanylate cyclase/phosphodiesterase, yielding MSSKTPISAAVLGSAFGNTITRGKKVGARMMALLILSVVAAALAVGYVAFYWSTQRALDFEVEKEIRLVQSNLKVFRNGLANEAERIAISNKAYASVLSEESNILLDEDLTPTPSTRGDRDIFVILNKDMKPLYTYRRDLPWHSEVFEDQLRGQINDTLMELETKANTKQQELRVPEPLRSHAPLSLSLRDVVMVDGAIGLVTVAAITPSTAPPKGMPAVAGYLLWVRSLDIRSIRSFEESTGLSEMFITTNKPKADFQRVSVPLLRRSGETIANLSWKTTAASGAIFTNSSPYFLGTIAAILLTTILILLRYIKMTDRILQNEADATHAALHDALCGLPNRTWFEVFAADVLKRDRQKQRITGIVFLDLDHFKQINDSLGHSIGDEVIKLVAERLKASINPEDRVARVSGDEFLLVLSHRTKMEEIIETCMYIEKMLSDAFKVEKHKILTTASMGVAIAPAHGHDLTGLLRRADIALYQAKKLGRGRYVLFEKEMEDTLQISREIEEDIKRALNANEFQNYYQPIMDQTGTNILAAEALIRWNHPKKGLLPPAAFLPVAEESMLINRIGEWVLENAIKDGATLDEVTMCVNVSPTQLRHPEFPELVSKLLEKYQLEANRLELEVTEDVLINYSETVVEVIERLRNLGVKIALDDFGTGFSSLSYLRRDLFDKIKIDRSFINGAVTDAKAREILASSITLGLRLGMQVCVEGVEEEEQKELLLTMDCPMMQGYLFSRPIPLGKFRLWRDDMDEELEQKPRKIRVGAAE